CGGACTAAAAAGGCTTGTGCATACATCCATACTTTGATCAATCACAGGCAAAGTTGCGCCTGTACCGACCACCCAAGTCACTTTGTCGTTTAACTTTGCTGCGCGCTGTACTGCATTTTTAGCAATATCCACACCAATACATTGCTCAACAACATGTTGCATCGCACTGGTGTAATATCCCTCACCACAACCAATATCGAGTACAGCTTTGGCTTTAAGTTGCTTAAGCAAATCAACTACAGCTTGCTGTAAAGGTTGATAATACCCACCCTGTAAAAAAGCACGACGTGCATCAACTGACTCTGGTGTATCACCCGGATTTTTACTATGTTTGTGCTGTACAACATGCAGGTTCACATAACCTTGTTTCGCAATATCATAGCTATGGCCCTGTTCACATCGCCATGTTTTACTTACTAACTCAAGTCGTTGACGACAGACAGGGCACATTAAATTTTGCATAGTCACTTAATTATTCTCTTGTTCTTTTTGTTGTAAATAAACTTTTGCTTGTGTTCCAACAAATGTACGCCCTGGGTTTGTACCAGAAATCCATTCATCTATTTCAAACAAATCAAATAAACCAATTTTGATTAAAGTAGGAACAGCAAGTTTTAATTCCTCTTCAATTTGGCCTCTTTGTCCCGCATTATACAAATCAATGTTATACAGCATAGTCGCAACTGTTCCAGTTTGTACCTGACTACCATCTTTGAGTACGACTTGAGGTAATACTTGCCCATCACTAACCACTTTTTGATTAATCACAGATAATTGGTCTAGCCCAACAACTTTTGTCATTTACCTCTCCAATAAAAAAAGCCAGTAGAAACTGGCTTTATATTGATACCAAAATAATCTCTAGCGCAATTTTAAGGTCATTAAGCCTAAAACCACCAGTATAATCGTAATGATCCAGAAACGAATAACAACTTGGGTTTCTTTCCACCCTTGCTTTTCATAGTGATGGTGCAATGGCGCCATCAAGAATACACGCTTATTCC
This window of the Acinetobacter sp. XH1741 genome carries:
- a CDS encoding putative RNA methyltransferase, translated to MTMQNLMCPVCRQRLELVSKTWRCEQGHSYDIAKQGYVNLHVVQHKHSKNPGDTPESVDARRAFLQGGYYQPLQQAVVDLLKQLKAKAVLDIGCGEGYYTSAMQHVVEQCIGVDIAKNAVQRAAKLNDKVTWVVGTGATLPVIDQSMDVCTSLFSPIPQTEILRVLKDDGYLIVVTPATEHLYAMREVLFEQVNPHTPQKFVEQLQDLFELKEQQVIDAPLLLDQEALKNLIAMTPYAYKASPERRMQLEQQPHLQVTASFQIYLFQKRNKKAI